Below is a genomic region from Erigeron canadensis isolate Cc75 chromosome 7, C_canadensis_v1, whole genome shotgun sequence.
TAGTGGGTATTAAATCGTTGTTCCTATTTTAGCTTTGATTCTTGATTGTAGTGTTAAGTATCAATAAAGGTTTGAACTTTGCACTTTGTATACCAATCTTTGTGAAAagttcaacaacaaaaaaaaagatggttATTTGTCACACCAGAAAAATAAATACCAAATTTTGGTGACTAATTAGGTTTTACTGTTTTAGCACATGGGTTTTTGTCATTTTGTGTATTAGATGTAAAAAAGGTTTAAACTTTcacttgaaaacaaaaaaaaattcttgaaaTATTGATTTCTTGTGTTTATAGAGTGTGAAATTGATGCTTAATTTAAGGAGGGATTTAGGAGATTTTTAGATTGACATAGGATAGTTTGTTTGAGATATATTGATTAATTATCAATGGAGAGTAATCTATCATCTGGGAATATGATTTTGGGATCGGGTGGAAGTTTCGATTTGCAAAATTCTATGAGAGTTAATCagcatcaacaacaacaaaaccctTTTAATTTCCAGCAACAACATCATCAGCTTAACGTTCAATCTAGTAGACAACAAGGAGGCCTGAATCATCCTGTGATCCACGAAAGTTTCCCTTTACGAATGGGAACGATTCAAGAATGTAATCGTCATAATCAGACGATTTCTTTGTCTGATTTTGGGAAAGGGGATAGGGGAAAGAGTTCTATAAGTGATGAGGATGAACCTAGTTTTAATGAAGATGGTCAGGAGAATCGGAATGATGAAAACCGTGGGAAAAATATGTCACAGTGGCATAGAGTGAAATGGAGTGATCCTATGGTGAGGCTTTTGATAACTGCGGTCTCTTATTTAGGTGAGGATGCTTCGGTGGAAATTGGAGGTGGGACAAGAAGAAAGTATTTGAATTTGCAAAAGAAGGGTAAGTGGAAGTCTGTTTCTAAAGTTATGGCGGAAAGGGGTCATTTTGTTTCTCCTCAACAGTGTGAGGATAAGTTTAATGATTTAAATAAACGTTATAAACGACTTAATGAAATTCTTGGTAGAGGTACTTCTTGTGAAGTTGTCGAGAATCCTTCCCTTCTTGATATGATGGATCATGTTTCTGATAAAGCAAAAGATGAAGTTAAAAAGATTCTTAACTCTAAGCACTTGTACTATGAAGAAATGTGTTCGTATCATAACGCGAATCGTTTGCATCTTCCTCATGATCCTGAATTGCAGCGTTCACTGAGGTTTGCACTTAGAGCTCGAGATGATCATGAGAATGATGGAAGACGGGGGACACATGATGATCTTGATCTTGAGGAGGAGGATCACGATCCATAcatagatgatcatgatgagTATGATGACCATCAAACTCATCATAATCATGGTTTAAATATTGATCACAGAGTAGCATATAGTGTCGGTGAGGGATCTTCAAAAAGGGTAAAACCAAACGAGGGTTCACAACTGAAAGTGCAGGGTGACATGAATCAAGAAGGGATGAAAGCAAATCTTTTGCAAGACCAATGGATGAAACATCGGTTAGTACAACTTGAAGAGCAGAAGGTACATATTCAAGCACAAATGTTGGAATTGGAGAGAGAACGGTTTAAGTGGCAAAGGTTTCGCAGGAAAAAGGATATGGAACtagagatgatgaagatggaAAACGAGAAGATGAAATTGGAAAATGAACAAATGACGTTGGAATTAAAGCGTAAGGAGATGTCTACAGATCTTAGTTAGTTTGCCTTGATTTCAACCTAAGGTTTGCCTAAGGattgattttttatttctcttcttgattttcatttttgggTAGCAGCTCCTATCTTGTTTAAAAGTTGAAATCGTGTCTTATTAACCACCggtttaaactttttatattcTATGGGATTAATAACTACAATCTGCAAAGTTTGGTTGTCTGGTTTTTTGGTTTAGATTGTTTATAGAAATGTTAAATGTTATCGTCTCTGCACCTTACATGTGATTTCAAAATATGAGTATTGTAGTTTTGTAATGTTTGTGTGTGCGTTTTATGAGGAAAAGATTATCATTTGCTTGGTTCTTTTTACTTGGCTGATTACATGTGTATTTGACCACAAACAACAGGCGTCGCTTGTTAGCATGACGTGCTTTTTAGCTCATGCCATATTCTTCCTTCATATCTGTCTAGTAGCATACGGGAGTTATAATTTAGACTTGGCAAAACGGGCATGTGAAATATGGGTCGGGTCAGATAATGGGTGTTTGACTATTTTCTATGGTGTTTGTCAAGACAATTAGATAGTTGACAGATCTTCTAAATCAGCAAACAAAACAGAGGGTTTCAAACCCTCCGTCTCTTGGGGTTGAGACAACTGATGCTGTAACGAATTCTTGATCGTAAACTTCTTATATGTTCAAAGAGTCCAATTGTTTGTTTCATATCCATATGTGATGGTATTATCAAATTCTTTTCCGAGTTATTAGACCTTCGAAGTTTGAACAGTGTTTATTGAACATTTACGTTTTGGGGGTTTTGGCACATTTCTTAATAGCTGTGGTTTAGAGGTGGCAACATAGTCGGGCTGGGTCAATTTTGTCTTGGGGGTTGATTCGCATACACTTTTTGGTcaagtaaattatatatatatatatatatatatttttttttttgaaaggtaaattacaaaaagttTGTATTGAGCACATTCATATATGTAATGCTCCCAGAGGCTTTGGGATATAAATGAGTGGTCCATCACGGTGTGGAtccattcttttcttttaaattaagGTGTGCTAAAACCGGAACAGAGATCACTGAACTGTTTATTCCAAGACGGTGAGTCTTCTTCACAAATTGTTACACAAATGTATCGATAAGGCCATAAGGGACTAAGGGTATTCCTGTTCGAAGTTTATTGTTAGGCGggtctttttaaatttaatattaggCAGAAAGTATGCGTTTGAGAATTTAATTGTGACAAATGACAAATTAGAAAACAATATGATTGTGAcatgtaataaaaaataattgaattagCTTCTAGCTAAATGGATATGTGTTATAACATGAAAACAATATGTTGTACTTTCCCTGATAACTTAATGGTTTAGGCACCAGTTTTCCCTGATAATTTAATGGTTTAGCACCAGTTTCATGCTGAAAGTCTTGAAGTCTCGAGTTCGACATATAGGAAAGATATTTTAAggtatttcacaaataaagtcctcCAGAAGCAGGACTGAGGGGGcagagttttatcccaattaaatgtcgtgccttcgggtggtttagttgggagtttctcctcctactaggtattgagggtccTGGAAGTTTTGAGTTCAAGACATGGGAAAGACATTTTAAggtatttcacaaataaagttctGCAGAAGCAGGACTAAGGGGCATGGTTTTAttccaattaaatgtcgtgccttcgagCGGTTTAGTTGAGAGTTTCTCCTCCTATTAGATATTGAGGGTGAGAGGCCTCTCTAGCGCGGATCAGGTTAAAATAACGTAAGTTAGATCCcttgttgcgagcaaatgattcacacctttcaaaaaaaatacaattgttTGTTTAAGAAGAGaaaaatttatcaatattttGCACCATTGGCCACAATCTTGTTTTTTGGGCTCCGGGTCtatttaatacgagtattaatGGAAGTATTTGCGCATGCGCCAATGATGCAGCGACGACTTTGTGACGGAGGCGACGGATgattatggtggtggtgacgtCAAATGATGAggtaatctatactatattataataaaaataacactttatctttagaaatgttgaaaaatatgtaatattttcacttaacactcCTTAGAATATTTTCATCTATACTACACCCTTaactttaatgattaaattacactatcaatcatttatcttttaaaatatctctattaaccctttacataaattacttttacatcaattatctacaccactcggcgcctcatccaccaccaacagtcgcccccaGCATTACATTGTCGCCATCATGACCATCGCCGCATCGCGCGAGTAACGTGTTAGttaatatacaaatatttaggggtagataatattttttaaaatataaaaattgactaatggtgtaatttcaTCACtcaagaaaatgattaatttttttaaaagtttaacctaaaaatcctttttaatGGAAAAATCAATGGATAAAATAAGGAACGAGATTTAGTGGAATTTAAGTGTTATCATCGTCTTGTagttttagattaatttttagGAGAATATATCAATCTTTTTATACTAATTCGTTAACGATCAATTCgtatctcattttttttttttaaactttgaacATGGGATGGAAGAATTATTTTAAGGTATGAGAGAGATACcgaataatttataaaaatttaaaagcaaaCATACATAATGACAGGCTAATTATAGGTTAGGATGTTGAATACGTTAGACCACTAACCGCAATTAACAATTTATTGGATGGATTCCCAagagcaatgttttaaataccggtaaataccggccggtatcaCCGGTACCGGAGACCACGCCGAtattttaagtccggtattttctcggtattttcattattcaataccggccggtatttccggtattctcggtattttccggtattaccatacTGGTatcggtattttcaaaaaataaattttgattttttaaaaaaattatttttatgatactttaatgttattttttgttatttgtgactttaaaacctatattttgttatgaaatacatatttggtattatttttgattaaattataattgcattttgactatttttgttaaattgtaacaagttttgtaggatttttacacaaaaaatataataaattaaaaatagttgtaccggccggtatttccgatattaccgataataccggtaataccggaaaatttttccacaccggtataactaaaataccggtttttaaaacattgctcgAGAGTGAAGAGTTTGACACTCTCGTCACTACCAACCGGAAGCAAGATGGAGGACTGCGTAATACAGGGGCTTTTGTATGTTTGaaacaaaagttaaaacgtCTCAAACTAGTGGAACTGAAGACGTGGAACAAGAACAGAGTCCCCATTCGCAATAGAGACCACATTACTTGAGAGATTGCTGATGTTGATAACGAGCTTTCCAGGGATAATGATAAAGTCGAGTTATGCAATCAGAGACGTTTTCTCATGGCAAAAGCTAATACTTTGGATCACAATGCAAATCGGGACTTGAAATAAAAGGCAAAAATCAAATGGTGCATTGAAGGAGATGAAAACTCAAAATTCTTACATGTCGTGATTAATAAGAAAAGACGAGTTGCTTCTTTAAAAGGAGTTAAACATAATGACGTTTGGATCAATGAACCTAGAGATATCAGAAGTTGTTTTTACAATAATTTTAGATAAGTTTAAGAAAATTGGAAGGGCTTCCTATTTCTCTTGATTCGGATAATTTCAAGAAACTCCCTGATTCTAACTCTGTTATGCTTGAGGCGGATTTTTCTATTGATAAAACAAAAACTGGCAGTTGGAACTGTGGTGGGGAGAAAGCTCTTGGGCGGATGAATTATCTTTTGCTTTCATTATAAGGCATTGGGATACTCTGAAAAATGAAATCGTCGACATGGTTTCAGAATTTCAAAACCAAGCAGTCATTCCTCCCGGTTGTAATTCCTCCTTTATCACTTTACTTCCTAAGGTTCTTAATACCCTAATTGTTTCCGATTTCAGGCCCATTAGCTTAATTGGTATGCAATACAAGATCATTTCAAAGTTGTTTTCTAATCGTCTTGCCAATGCGGTTGATTCTATCGTAAGTCCTGAACAAACTGCATTCATCAAAGGCAGGCAAATTTTGGATGGCCCCATGCTCCTTAACGAAGTTATTGACTATTATAAGAGTCGATGCCTTTCAAGATCGATTTTGCCAAGGCTTCTGATTCTTTGTTATGAGACGTTTTATTATTCATATTGTCAGTTATGGGATTTAGTCATAAATGGATTTCGTGGATAAAAACCTGTTTATTTTCTGCAAGATCATCTGCCATGGTTAATGGGAGTCCCACTGAAGAATTTCTCATCTGTTGTGGCTTACGTCAAAGAGATCCCATAGCACCGTTTCTATTTATCATTGCTATGGAGGGACTCCACGTGACTTTAAATAATTTGGTTAGATGTGGGAGGTTTGCTTGTGCTAACATCAACGATGTTTCTATTTCTCATCTATTTTACGCAGATGATGTTATGTTGGTAGGCAATTGGATCAAGTCGAATTTAAATGTCATCTCTAATGCATTTCGATTCTTCTACTGTGTATCGGGtctaaaaatcaattttgataaGTCTTCCATTATCGGTATTGGGGTTGACGAAGCTGAAGTCTCGCATATGGCCAATGGTATTGGATGCAAAATTGAGTAAATATCGTGGCATCCCATTTGGTTGCAACTCTAGAAGAATCAATACTTGGAACCCAATTTTGAGTAAATTTCAGAAATGACTTT
It encodes:
- the LOC122607135 gene encoding uncharacterized protein LOC122607135, which codes for MESNLSSGNMILGSGGSFDLQNSMRVNQHQQQQNPFNFQQQHHQLNVQSSRQQGGLNHPVIHESFPLRMGTIQECNRHNQTISLSDFGKGDRGKSSISDEDEPSFNEDGQENRNDENRGKNMSQWHRVKWSDPMVRLLITAVSYLGEDASVEIGGGTRRKYLNLQKKGKWKSVSKVMAERGHFVSPQQCEDKFNDLNKRYKRLNEILGRGTSCEVVENPSLLDMMDHVSDKAKDEVKKILNSKHLYYEEMCSYHNANRLHLPHDPELQRSLRFALRARDDHENDGRRGTHDDLDLEEEDHDPYIDDHDEYDDHQTHHNHGLNIDHRVAYSVGEGSSKRVKPNEGSQLKVQGDMNQEGMKANLLQDQWMKHRLVQLEEQKVHIQAQMLELERERFKWQRFRRKKDMELEMMKMENEKMKLENEQMTLELKRKEMSTDLS